One part of the Halobacteria archaeon AArc-dxtr1 genome encodes these proteins:
- a CDS encoding GAP family protein yields MNFLVILPLVFVMIGGPQILSAIFLATSEDWRRNSAAFVFGASLSISLVVTLAYYLGSGVRQGGSNRMLQLLVLVVLLAAMVNVYLKREQSEPPTWMGKLETATPKFSFQLGFLLMGFFPTDILTSITVGTYLASHGDPLWHATGFVLLTLLLLAVPSLSLVMIGDRAETILPKVRTWINTHSWIVSEIVILIFVVITINNIVG; encoded by the coding sequence ATGAACTTCCTGGTGATTCTCCCGCTGGTATTCGTTATGATCGGTGGGCCGCAAATTCTCAGCGCCATCTTTCTGGCCACGAGCGAGGACTGGCGGCGGAATTCGGCCGCGTTCGTCTTCGGGGCCTCCCTCTCGATCAGTCTCGTCGTCACGCTCGCGTATTATCTCGGCAGTGGCGTTCGTCAGGGCGGGTCGAACCGCATGCTGCAACTGCTCGTGCTCGTCGTTCTCCTCGCCGCGATGGTGAACGTCTACCTGAAACGCGAGCAATCCGAACCCCCAACGTGGATGGGGAAACTCGAGACCGCGACCCCGAAGTTCTCGTTCCAACTGGGGTTCCTGCTGATGGGGTTCTTTCCGACCGACATTCTCACGTCGATCACCGTCGGGACCTACCTCGCGAGTCACGGCGATCCGCTGTGGCACGCAACCGGGTTTGTCTTACTGACGCTACTGCTTCTGGCCGTTCCATCGCTATCCCTGGTTATGATCGGCGACCGTGCGGAGACGATCCTTCCGAAGGTTCGCACGTGGATAAACACACATTCGTGGATCGTGAGCGAAATCGTGATCCTGATCTTTGTCGTTATCACGATCAACAACATCGTCGGGTGA
- a CDS encoding DUF4397 domain-containing protein, with protein MTGEDMSRRRIIQIGGGLVVASGLGSATAAASDHEANDQPTDTAVQTRSAHLSPDAPNIDVYVDGELVREDIAYGTVTDYRDLEPDTYTIQVVPVGEDPAEAVLEETVELGEVDSTLAAIGEVAAENQPLEALILEDDNSPVDADTARVRVVHAAPDAPAVDVVAGDNGDALFENVAFGESGYIEVPEGEYPIAIYPAGDRETSVFDIDVSLAGGTVYSAFAIGYLEPEAAPADEPFEILLTEDALPDDEDVEPEEETPEEDEPEKEHEEEPKEDEPEKDEKDCEKDEKEKKATF; from the coding sequence ATGACTGGAGAAGACATGAGCCGGCGGCGAATTATTCAGATCGGTGGCGGCCTCGTAGTGGCGAGTGGTCTCGGAAGTGCCACGGCTGCCGCGAGTGATCACGAAGCGAACGACCAGCCGACCGATACCGCGGTCCAAACTCGAAGTGCACACCTCTCACCCGATGCACCCAACATCGACGTCTACGTCGATGGAGAGTTGGTCCGCGAGGACATTGCGTACGGGACGGTCACCGACTACCGCGACCTGGAGCCCGACACGTACACGATCCAGGTCGTTCCCGTCGGCGAAGACCCGGCCGAAGCAGTGCTCGAAGAGACCGTCGAACTCGGCGAGGTGGACTCCACCCTCGCGGCAATCGGCGAAGTGGCCGCCGAGAATCAGCCCCTCGAAGCGCTGATACTCGAGGACGACAACAGCCCGGTCGATGCGGATACTGCCCGCGTTCGCGTCGTCCACGCCGCACCCGACGCGCCTGCGGTGGACGTCGTTGCCGGTGACAACGGGGACGCGCTGTTCGAGAACGTCGCGTTCGGCGAATCCGGCTACATCGAAGTCCCGGAAGGCGAGTATCCGATCGCCATCTATCCTGCGGGCGACCGAGAGACCAGCGTCTTCGACATCGACGTTTCCCTCGCCGGAGGGACCGTCTACTCCGCGTTCGCGATTGGCTACCTCGAGCCGGAGGCAGCACCCGCCGATGAACCGTTCGAGATCCTCCTCACGGAGGATGCTCTTCCGGACGACGAGGACGTTGAGCCGGAGGAAGAGACGCCTGAAGAAGACGAACCGGAGAAAGAGCATGAAGAGGAGCCGAAAGAAGACGAACCGGAGAAAGACGAGAAAGACTGCGAGAAGGACGAGAAAGAGAAGAAGGCTACGTTTTAG
- a CDS encoding DEAD/DEAH box helicase family protein, whose protein sequence is MTSQSGSVALAYEDGTVRITAGDGTDAETTTEPPFDATTFGVADLTYDPRTDTHRVPAFRYAEVRAALQRAGAGVDDRTLDLESLPTLESAYELRDYQQTAIDAWLETDRWVPFADSPSPVPAAPAGVLELPTGSGKTVIALKAIERLSVPTLVVVPTIDLLEQWQRELEREFDVPIGRFGGGEQRFEPITVSTYDSAYLKADAVGDRFGLVVFDEAHHVGGEGYREIARLLAAPARLGLTATFERPDGAHETITKLVGPLVHRVDADELAGEHLAPYDVKRLEVSLTPDEREVYDRNQEVFADYLATSNISMRSGSDYQELVKRSGSDPRAREALLARQRARSIVHGSEAKVDALGEILADHPDDRTIVFTAHNDLAYDVSERFLIPTITHQTGAAERREILQRFREGTYSRVATSNVLDEGVDVPDASIAVVLSGSGSEREFTQRLGRILRPKADGGRALLYEVVSRETSEERTADRRRNGSA, encoded by the coding sequence ATGACGTCTCAGTCCGGTTCCGTCGCGCTCGCCTACGAGGACGGGACCGTCCGGATCACGGCCGGGGACGGCACCGATGCAGAGACTACGACGGAGCCGCCGTTCGACGCGACTACGTTCGGAGTCGCCGATCTCACCTACGATCCGCGCACCGACACCCACCGCGTCCCCGCGTTCCGGTACGCCGAGGTACGGGCCGCTCTCCAGCGTGCAGGGGCTGGAGTCGACGACCGCACGCTCGATCTCGAATCCTTGCCCACCCTCGAGTCAGCCTACGAGCTGCGCGACTACCAACAAACGGCGATAGACGCCTGGCTCGAGACCGATCGGTGGGTCCCCTTTGCGGATTCCCCCTCCCCGGTTCCCGCAGCTCCCGCCGGCGTCCTCGAACTGCCGACGGGCAGCGGAAAGACGGTGATCGCACTGAAGGCGATCGAACGTCTCTCGGTGCCGACGCTCGTCGTGGTCCCGACGATCGACCTTCTGGAACAGTGGCAACGCGAACTTGAGCGCGAGTTCGATGTGCCGATCGGCCGCTTCGGCGGCGGCGAGCAGCGCTTCGAGCCGATCACGGTCTCGACGTACGACTCGGCGTACCTCAAGGCCGACGCGGTCGGCGACCGGTTCGGCCTCGTCGTCTTCGACGAGGCGCATCACGTAGGTGGCGAAGGCTATCGCGAGATCGCCCGTCTACTGGCCGCACCGGCCCGACTCGGACTGACGGCGACGTTCGAGCGCCCCGACGGCGCCCACGAGACAATCACGAAACTGGTCGGGCCGCTCGTCCACCGCGTCGACGCCGACGAACTGGCGGGCGAGCATCTCGCCCCCTACGACGTCAAGCGCCTCGAGGTGTCGTTGACGCCCGACGAACGCGAGGTCTACGACCGAAACCAGGAGGTGTTCGCAGACTACCTGGCGACGTCGAACATCAGCATGCGAAGCGGTTCGGACTATCAGGAACTCGTCAAGCGCTCCGGGAGCGACCCGCGGGCCCGCGAGGCGCTCCTGGCGCGCCAGCGCGCCCGGTCGATCGTCCACGGGAGCGAAGCCAAGGTCGACGCGCTCGGCGAGATCCTCGCGGACCACCCCGACGACCGGACGATCGTCTTCACCGCCCACAACGACCTCGCCTACGACGTCAGCGAGCGCTTTCTGATCCCAACGATCACCCACCAGACGGGCGCCGCCGAGCGCCGGGAGATCCTACAGCGGTTTCGTGAGGGGACCTATAGCCGCGTTGCGACCTCGAACGTGTTGGACGAGGGCGTCGACGTCCCCGACGCTTCGATCGCGGTCGTCCTCTCGGGCAGCGGTAGCGAGCGCGAGTTCACCCAGCGCCTCGGACGGATTCTCCGCCCGAAGGCCGACGGAGGCCGGGCGCTGCTCTACGAGGTCGTCAGCCGGGAGACGAGCGAGGAACGAACTGCAGACCGGCGCCGGAACGGGTCGGCGTAG
- the dnaK gene encoding molecular chaperone DnaK, with product MVSNKILGIDLGTTNSAFAVMEGGDPEIIVNGEGDRTTPSIVAFTDDERLVGKPAKNQAIQNPERTIASIKRHIGEDDYTVEVDGEEHTPEEISAMILGKIKRDAEEYLGEEVEKAVITVPAYFSDRQRQATKDAGEIAGFEVERIINEPTAASMAYGLDDDSDQTVLVYDLGGGTFDVSILDLGGGVYEVVATNGDNDLGGDDWDEAIIDYLAEEFEADHGVDLREDRQALQRLKDAAEEAKIELSSRKETEINLPFITATDDGPIHLEESLTRAKFESLTSDLIERTVGPTEQALEDAGYEKGDIDEVILVGGSTRMPQVTEQVEELAGQEPQKNVNPDEAVALGAAIQGGVLSGDVDDIVLLDVTPLSLGIEVKGGLFERLIEKNTTIPTDASKIFTTAADNQTAVQVRVFQGERELAEKNELLGEFHLTDIPPAPAGTPQIEVTFNIDENGIVNVSAEDKGTGTSEEITIEGGAGLSDEEIERMQEDAEEHAEEDERRRQRIEARNTAEATIQRAETLLEENDEQVDDELRESIEAAVEDVEETIDDDEADAEEIEAAVEELSTELQEIGKQLYQEAGAEGAAGAGAGGPGGMGGAGGMGGAAGAGMGGAAGADAQGEEFVDADFEDVADDADEDEDEE from the coding sequence ATGGTGAGTAACAAGATTCTCGGAATCGACCTCGGAACGACGAACAGCGCGTTCGCCGTCATGGAGGGTGGCGACCCGGAGATCATCGTCAACGGAGAAGGAGATCGAACGACGCCGTCGATCGTCGCGTTCACCGACGACGAACGCCTGGTGGGGAAGCCAGCGAAGAATCAGGCGATTCAGAACCCGGAGCGGACGATCGCCTCTATCAAGCGCCACATCGGCGAGGACGACTACACCGTCGAGGTAGACGGCGAGGAGCACACGCCCGAAGAGATCTCCGCGATGATCCTCGGGAAGATCAAGCGCGACGCCGAGGAGTACCTTGGTGAAGAAGTCGAAAAGGCCGTCATCACGGTGCCTGCGTACTTCTCGGACCGCCAGCGTCAGGCGACCAAAGACGCCGGCGAGATCGCCGGCTTCGAGGTCGAGCGCATCATCAACGAGCCGACCGCGGCGTCGATGGCCTACGGGTTAGACGACGACTCCGATCAGACGGTTCTCGTCTACGACCTCGGTGGGGGTACCTTCGACGTCTCCATCCTCGACCTCGGCGGGGGCGTCTACGAGGTCGTCGCGACCAACGGGGACAACGACCTCGGCGGCGACGACTGGGACGAGGCGATCATCGACTACCTCGCCGAGGAGTTCGAGGCCGACCACGGTGTCGACCTCCGCGAGGACCGTCAGGCCCTCCAGCGACTGAAAGACGCCGCCGAGGAGGCCAAGATCGAGCTCTCGAGCCGGAAGGAGACGGAGATCAACCTCCCCTTTATTACCGCCACGGACGACGGCCCGATCCACTTAGAGGAGAGTCTGACCCGCGCGAAGTTCGAGTCACTGACCAGCGACCTGATCGAGCGCACCGTCGGCCCGACGGAGCAGGCTCTGGAGGACGCCGGCTACGAGAAGGGCGACATCGACGAGGTCATCCTGGTCGGCGGCTCGACCCGGATGCCCCAGGTCACAGAGCAGGTCGAAGAGCTCGCAGGTCAGGAGCCCCAGAAGAACGTCAACCCCGACGAGGCCGTCGCGCTGGGCGCGGCGATCCAGGGTGGCGTCCTCTCGGGCGACGTCGACGACATCGTCCTGCTCGACGTGACGCCGCTCTCGCTGGGTATCGAGGTCAAAGGCGGCCTCTTCGAACGCCTCATCGAGAAGAACACGACGATCCCGACCGACGCGTCGAAGATCTTCACGACCGCCGCCGACAACCAGACGGCGGTCCAGGTGCGGGTCTTCCAGGGCGAGCGCGAGCTCGCCGAGAAGAACGAGCTGTTAGGTGAGTTCCACCTGACCGATATCCCGCCGGCACCTGCGGGAACCCCACAGATCGAGGTCACCTTCAACATCGACGAGAACGGCATCGTCAACGTTTCCGCTGAGGACAAAGGCACCGGCACCTCCGAGGAGATCACGATCGAGGGCGGCGCCGGCCTCTCCGACGAGGAGATCGAGCGGATGCAAGAGGACGCCGAGGAACACGCCGAGGAAGACGAGCGTCGCCGACAGCGCATCGAGGCCCGCAACACTGCCGAGGCCACGATTCAGCGCGCCGAGACCCTCCTCGAGGAGAACGACGAGCAGGTCGACGACGAACTCCGCGAGTCGATCGAGGCCGCCGTCGAGGACGTTGAGGAGACGATCGACGACGACGAGGCCGACGCCGAAGAGATCGAGGCCGCAGTCGAGGAGCTGAGCACGGAGCTCCAGGAGATCGGCAAGCAGCTCTACCAGGAAGCCGGCGCCGAAGGCGCGGCTGGTGCCGGCGCTGGCGGTCCCGGTGGTATGGGCGGCGCTGGCGGCATGGGCGGCGCCGCTGGAGCCGGAATGGGCGGTGCAGCCGGCGCAGACGCCCAGGGCGAGGAGTTCGTCGACGCGGACTTCGAGGACGTCGCCGACGACGCGGACGAAGACGAAGACGAGGAATAG
- the dnaJ gene encoding molecular chaperone DnaJ → MSEDFYDILGVSRDASPEEIKQAYRQKATEYHPDVSDDPDAEEKFKKIQKAKQVLTDEDKREAYDQMGHDRYEQAEKHGYDASQGGAGGMGGDPFGGMGGGGGLGDIFEQVFGGGGRGRGRRRPQKGQDLRTELEIELEDAYNGVEKQFTIERPEGCDTCDGEGHPPDADARTCPECQGRGQVTQVQQTPLGRVQQTTSCRRCDGDGTLYSEECSDCRGRGYVRAEATLTVDVPAGIRDGQTLRMEREGAPSPEGGLNGDLLIDVAVADHPDFERDGDDLRYRMPISFPQATFGDTVEVPTIEGAAQFDIPTGTQSGETFRLGGKGMPRLRGRGHGDLFVKVQVVTPDSLNAEQREALEAFAEAGGDEIDVNEGFFERIKRAF, encoded by the coding sequence ATGAGCGAGGACTTCTACGATATTCTGGGCGTGAGTCGGGACGCCTCCCCCGAGGAGATCAAACAGGCCTATCGCCAGAAGGCCACGGAGTACCACCCAGACGTCAGCGACGATCCGGACGCCGAAGAGAAGTTCAAGAAGATCCAGAAGGCAAAGCAAGTTCTCACCGACGAGGACAAACGCGAGGCCTACGACCAGATGGGCCACGACCGCTACGAACAGGCCGAAAAGCACGGCTACGACGCCAGCCAGGGCGGTGCCGGCGGCATGGGCGGCGATCCGTTCGGTGGCATGGGCGGCGGTGGCGGTCTCGGCGACATCTTCGAGCAGGTCTTCGGCGGCGGCGGACGCGGACGCGGCCGGCGCCGGCCCCAGAAGGGACAGGATCTGCGGACGGAACTTGAGATCGAACTCGAAGACGCCTACAACGGCGTCGAAAAGCAGTTCACCATCGAACGACCCGAGGGCTGTGACACCTGTGACGGCGAGGGTCACCCCCCAGATGCCGACGCCCGAACGTGTCCGGAGTGTCAGGGTCGCGGGCAGGTCACCCAGGTTCAGCAGACACCGCTGGGACGCGTCCAGCAGACGACGTCCTGTCGGCGCTGCGATGGGGACGGCACCCTCTACTCCGAGGAGTGTAGTGACTGTCGTGGCCGAGGCTACGTCCGAGCCGAGGCAACGCTGACCGTCGACGTGCCAGCGGGAATTCGGGACGGCCAGACCCTCCGGATGGAACGAGAGGGCGCTCCGAGTCCGGAGGGTGGCCTCAACGGCGACCTCCTGATCGACGTCGCGGTGGCCGACCACCCGGACTTCGAGCGCGACGGCGACGACCTCCGCTATCGAATGCCGATCTCGTTCCCGCAAGCGACGTTCGGCGACACGGTCGAGGTGCCGACAATCGAGGGCGCGGCACAGTTCGACATCCCGACGGGGACCCAGAGCGGCGAGACGTTCCGTCTCGGCGGCAAAGGAATGCCACGACTCCGGGGGCGAGGCCACGGAGACCTCTTCGTGAAGGTGCAGGTCGTCACCCCCGACAGCTTAAACGCAGAGCAACGAGAGGCGCTCGAGGCGTTCGCCGAAGCCGGCGGCGACGAGATCGACGTCAACGAGGGATTCTTCGAGCGAATAAAGCGGGCGTTCTGA
- a CDS encoding DUF1214 domain-containing protein produces the protein MSNETNRTTSEGSQDSDTASSIASIAEDAYRYGLQQVIYYVTRFNYTQNEDSDFFVGVDRLYYPNEGRPITADFTAVVTPNATTLYGMGFLDLQDEPIVIEMPEVTDRYFSLQLMNQYGIFPLYAGNQFNGTDARSYLILPYDYEGEIPGDFAATDVVHAGTNTLATELRYALRDPTDESEIAYINDLQEQTTITPLSEWLENDRSGVPRVEQSVVPGDYETIPRMAELTAQQVENQTAADFFTLLNLVLNDPSMPLIDDSRKEAAMLERLEQVGIGPGLEFDWSALETDVQEALTNGFENGFERVRAAVVEGNSDIMVDMNGWNVLQNTGDFRTDWLTRAAMADFGFAGPDSPASHVGGIIFTDANGDPLDGSNRYTITFDLDDLPPVTEFWEVPIYDAQGYFVENDLDRYSINSYMLEEGLLHTDGDELVIYVQHEEPDDPEQATNWLPAPEGGMRYTARFYGPHWSLVDGSYDMPEVVPAEE, from the coding sequence ATGAGCAACGAAACAAACCGCACGACGTCAGAAGGTAGTCAGGACAGCGATACGGCTAGCAGTATAGCATCGATCGCAGAAGACGCGTACCGCTACGGACTCCAACAGGTCATCTACTACGTGACGCGCTTCAACTACACGCAGAACGAGGACAGCGACTTCTTCGTGGGCGTCGATCGATTGTACTACCCCAACGAGGGGCGACCGATAACGGCTGACTTCACGGCTGTCGTCACTCCGAACGCCACCACCCTCTATGGAATGGGCTTTCTCGACCTGCAGGACGAACCCATCGTCATCGAGATGCCCGAAGTCACCGACCGCTACTTCTCGCTACAGTTGATGAATCAGTACGGAATCTTTCCCCTCTACGCCGGGAATCAGTTCAACGGCACTGACGCGCGATCATACCTGATCCTGCCGTACGACTACGAAGGCGAGATTCCAGGCGACTTCGCCGCGACAGACGTTGTTCACGCAGGGACGAATACCCTGGCAACCGAACTCCGGTACGCGCTTCGCGACCCCACGGACGAATCCGAAATTGCGTACATCAACGACCTGCAGGAGCAGACGACCATCACCCCGCTCAGCGAGTGGCTCGAAAACGACCGCTCGGGCGTGCCGCGGGTGGAACAGTCAGTCGTCCCCGGCGACTACGAGACGATCCCGCGAATGGCGGAGCTCACAGCACAGCAGGTCGAAAATCAGACGGCAGCGGACTTCTTCACCCTCCTCAACCTCGTCCTGAACGACCCGAGCATGCCGCTCATCGACGACTCCCGAAAGGAGGCTGCGATGCTCGAGCGGCTGGAGCAGGTCGGAATCGGCCCGGGTCTGGAGTTCGACTGGTCCGCCCTCGAGACTGACGTACAGGAGGCGCTGACTAATGGATTCGAGAACGGGTTCGAGCGCGTCAGAGCCGCCGTCGTGGAAGGTAACAGCGACATCATGGTTGACATGAACGGCTGGAACGTTCTTCAGAACACGGGGGACTTCAGAACCGACTGGTTGACCCGGGCTGCCATGGCCGACTTCGGCTTCGCGGGCCCCGACTCGCCCGCGTCTCACGTCGGTGGGATCATATTTACTGACGCGAACGGCGACCCACTGGATGGGTCGAACCGGTACACCATCACGTTCGACCTCGATGACTTGCCACCAGTCACCGAGTTCTGGGAGGTCCCGATCTACGATGCGCAGGGCTACTTCGTCGAAAACGACCTCGACCGGTACAGCATCAACAGCTACATGCTCGAAGAAGGGCTGTTGCACACCGACGGTGACGAACTCGTCATTTACGTGCAACACGAGGAACCGGACGATCCCGAGCAGGCGACGAACTGGCTGCCAGCTCCTGAAGGGGGCATGCGCTACACAGCGCGATTCTACGGCCCACACTGGTCGCTGGTCGACGGGTCCTACGACATGCCCGAAGTCGTCCCTGCGGAGGAGTGA
- a CDS encoding nucleotide exchange factor GrpE: MSEDEATNPDAADGSSVEAPENESDRITDSDAPEEAAPAAENVEQDGEEVGDEGDAVAGDESVAELNAAIEERDDQIAEYQERIEELEGKLARKQADFQNYKKRAKKRQQQIKDRATEDLVSRLLGVRDNLTRALEEEHGSVEDLREGVEMTLREFDRVLADEDVAEISPEPGSEVDPQRHEVMARVDSDEPEGTIASVFTPGYRMGEKVVQNAQVTVSNGELADAEPSDETAADAESAAGEAEATSDADEE; the protein is encoded by the coding sequence ATGAGCGAAGACGAGGCCACGAACCCGGACGCGGCGGATGGTTCGTCCGTGGAAGCACCCGAGAACGAGTCCGACCGCATAACCGACTCTGACGCCCCGGAGGAGGCGGCTCCGGCGGCGGAGAACGTCGAGCAGGACGGCGAAGAAGTTGGCGACGAGGGCGACGCCGTCGCGGGCGACGAGTCAGTTGCGGAACTCAACGCGGCGATCGAGGAGCGCGACGACCAGATCGCCGAGTATCAAGAGCGTATCGAGGAGCTAGAGGGGAAGCTCGCACGCAAGCAGGCCGACTTCCAGAACTACAAGAAGCGCGCAAAAAAGCGCCAGCAGCAGATCAAGGATCGAGCGACGGAGGACCTTGTCTCCCGGCTGCTCGGCGTTCGCGACAATCTCACTCGGGCGTTAGAAGAGGAACACGGGAGCGTCGAGGACTTGCGCGAGGGCGTCGAGATGACGCTTCGAGAGTTCGACCGCGTGCTGGCCGACGAGGACGTCGCGGAGATCAGCCCCGAACCCGGCTCGGAGGTCGACCCCCAGCGCCACGAGGTGATGGCCCGCGTCGACAGCGACGAGCCGGAGGGGACGATCGCCAGCGTGTTCACGCCGGGGTACCGGATGGGCGAGAAGGTCGTCCAGAACGCCCAGGTGACCGTTTCGAACGGCGAACTCGCCGATGCGGAGCCCAGCGACGAGACGGCTGCTGATGCCGAGTCCGCAGCGGGAGAGGCCGAGGCAACGAGTGACGCTGACGAGGAGTAA
- a CDS encoding cupin domain-containing protein translates to MNVTNAAKKNEWDHPVQETLALLSESVEGEFDGNTVRSAEVTFRPGERTKFHTHSGVQVLYVTEGEGIVATRDEERTVSNGDLIVFPPGEEHWHGNKAETTSSFSHVYFLAEPGDGELIVLESP, encoded by the coding sequence ATGAACGTAACGAACGCCGCAAAAAAGAACGAGTGGGACCATCCAGTACAGGAGACGTTGGCACTGCTCTCCGAAAGCGTTGAGGGCGAGTTCGACGGGAATACCGTTCGATCGGCAGAAGTAACGTTTCGGCCGGGTGAGCGGACCAAGTTCCACACTCACTCCGGCGTACAAGTGCTGTATGTCACCGAGGGAGAGGGCATCGTGGCGACGCGCGACGAAGAGCGTACGGTGTCAAACGGTGATTTAATCGTGTTCCCTCCCGGTGAAGAGCACTGGCATGGGAACAAAGCGGAGACGACATCGTCGTTCAGTCACGTCTACTTCCTCGCTGAACCGGGAGATGGTGAGCTGATCGTTCTGGAGTCTCCATAG
- a CDS encoding amino acid ABC transporter substrate-binding protein gives MGAGVAGLAGCLSGKSTATATTSEADDRSDEDDGGDETPTDTITLGGSMSLSGDLSDLGRLYADAYELTIERINNAGGVEAGDGTTYELELVLRDDQSDSSRSEAIYQSLVEQEGIDYLVGPYSSGITLPASDVAASAERPMVAGGGASSQIFERDNEWIFSLVPTADTDATTNIEMAVAQPDQPSSAAILVKGDPFNQDVAEGARGNLQSAGVDIVVDETIPDEATDVSAYLALVEDTNADVLFLCGYQDDAVIAAEQLASETVDVDMVWAPGGSLTDSFRAQTGENGDYWYGPSPWATTVDSADDVFGSTSEFLSAIENEYGYEPSYHSAAASAVVQTFQRAFIAVAELSPETVRDAIREIQFESLYGSVQFNEDGTIPRGMVVYQWQPDTGKQLVWPEQVSEADPLYPAPAWDKR, from the coding sequence GTGGGAGCAGGTGTCGCCGGCCTTGCAGGCTGTCTGAGTGGCAAGTCGACGGCAACCGCCACCACTTCCGAGGCTGACGATAGGAGCGACGAAGACGACGGGGGTGACGAGACGCCGACGGACACGATCACGCTCGGCGGATCGATGAGTCTCTCCGGCGACCTCTCCGACCTCGGACGGCTGTATGCGGACGCATACGAACTGACCATAGAGCGCATCAACAACGCCGGCGGCGTCGAAGCCGGCGACGGTACTACCTACGAGCTCGAGCTGGTCCTGCGAGACGACCAGAGCGACTCCTCGAGGAGCGAAGCCATCTACCAGAGCCTCGTCGAGCAAGAGGGGATCGACTACCTGGTGGGACCGTACTCGAGCGGGATTACGCTGCCGGCCAGTGACGTGGCGGCGAGCGCCGAGCGGCCGATGGTTGCCGGTGGCGGCGCCAGCAGCCAGATATTCGAGCGCGACAACGAGTGGATTTTCAGCCTGGTACCGACCGCCGACACCGACGCCACCACGAATATCGAGATGGCGGTGGCGCAGCCGGATCAACCGTCATCGGCGGCGATCCTGGTCAAAGGGGATCCGTTCAACCAAGACGTTGCGGAGGGCGCACGCGGAAACCTGCAGTCAGCGGGAGTCGACATCGTCGTCGACGAGACGATCCCGGATGAGGCGACCGATGTCTCGGCGTATCTCGCGCTCGTCGAAGATACCAACGCGGACGTGCTCTTCCTGTGTGGCTATCAGGACGACGCGGTGATCGCGGCCGAGCAACTGGCGAGCGAGACCGTCGACGTCGACATGGTGTGGGCGCCGGGGGGTAGCCTTACCGACTCGTTCAGGGCACAGACCGGGGAGAACGGCGACTACTGGTACGGTCCGTCGCCGTGGGCGACCACCGTCGACTCCGCGGACGATGTCTTCGGATCGACGAGCGAGTTTCTTTCGGCCATCGAAAATGAGTACGGGTACGAACCCAGCTACCACAGTGCGGCCGCCAGCGCCGTCGTTCAGACCTTCCAGCGCGCGTTCATCGCTGTCGCCGAACTGAGTCCGGAGACCGTGCGCGACGCCATTCGCGAGATCCAGTTCGAGAGCCTCTACGGGTCCGTGCAGTTCAACGAAGACGGCACCATACCGAGAGGGATGGTCGTCTACCAGTGGCAGCCGGACACAGGCAAGCAACTCGTGTGGCCAGAGCAGGTCAGCGAAGCCGACCCTCTCTACCCGGCGCCGGCCTGGGACAAGCGGTGA